The DNA segment CGTACCGGTATTAGATCAATAGTCGCGTTGGCGACTCATCTGTGTATGATTATGCTCTTTGAGAATTGGGACAAAGCCCAGGGCAATCGCGCTATGTAGCTTCTGTCCCAAAAAGTAACTTGAAGCGATAGTTGTCGTTTAGACAGGCCCGCAGTTTACGGCGCTTCAAGCTATCTTTAGTTGGACCGTTGTTCCTGAGCAGATTCAAGGCCATCCGTCGCATCAATGCCAGATTTTCGGCGGAATGATCAGTTCTGGCTCGATTGGCGTCTTCGCCAAATTGCACATCCAACACCCAGTGCTGTGAGTTTTCAATCGCCCAATGTTGTCGGACACCTTTGGCAAAGCGCGACAAATCGGTAAATGAGCACAAATAGTAACGATGCTCGACCGAGGTTTTATCGCCGATGATGCGCGTTGATTCAACCCTTCCAACGGCTTGTAGTCCGGCCCAGTCTGGCTTTTGCGTCAGCCAATCAATCTGGGTACTCAAGCTATAGCGGCGTATTTCGATGCGCCCGTGACTTTTGTCGATCGTTTCATGGATGGGTAATCGACTTTGGGCATTTTCCGTATCCAGCCAGAGTCGAACGTCTTCGCAAAGCAAGGCGTGATTATCCTTGAGAGCCAACACATAATCGGCTTGCGCCGCGACGATGGTTTGGGTAATGGCTTTTTGGCAGCCCATGGCATCAATCGAGATCAAGGCGCCTTGAATATCCAACATCGACAACAAATCCGGAATGGCCGTGATTTCGTTAGTTTTTTCGCCGACCGCTTGCTGCGCTAATACCCAGCGCGCTTCAGCGGCAAAAGCACTCATCAAATGCACGGCTTTATCCCCTTCACGACTGCCGCGCAGGGTTTTACCATCCAAACAAACTTGCTGACCCGAAAGGCTGGGCAAGGCCGCCCGCACCCAACACTGAAAGGCATCCGCAAAGGCTTTGGGATTCAATCGCCCAAATACATCGCTCAAGGTATCGTGCGAGGGAATGCCGTTCGGTAGTGCCAGAAATGTCCTAAGCCAATCTTCTTTTTCTTCGGCAAACTCTTCCATGCCTACCCAGTCTTCAATGCCACTCAACACCGCGCACAATACAATCATGACAATATCGCCGAGGTTGTGCAGCTTGTTTTTGGTTTCGCGCCGCGGGTCTTCAAGATTAGCCAAATAGGGCATTGGATCAGGTAACATCTGCGTTTTGGGGCAAATCACTATATTAAACGATAGGATCGGGCAAGTGCTACATAGCGCGATTGCCCTGGGACAAAGCCATGATCATTGGTAAAATGAAACTCAATCCGTTCCGAAGCCAATTACGCCGGCCGCACCCATTGCAGTTGCTTCCGGTGCAGACTTCGGTTCACTTTTCGCCGCAATCTTAGAGACTGAATGCGGCACGAATTCGACATTCTTTCACCTGATGGCAATCTGATCGATATTCATTGCCATCGGCAGACACCAGCCGGCCATGTGCAAATCGTCAGCCTGGATACGATGGAATTTGCCGCTGGCCCATGGACTCCATCACCGGATCTCATCGCGCCATCCAACAACGAGTCGGCCGCGAAAACCTTACTGGTTGATCATGAATCCCGCCGGTATTTTAGTCTCGGCATCCACCCCTGGTTCATCGAACGTCAGGATAGGAATCTGGCTTTGCAAACCTTGGCCAACGCCAGCCAGAACCCCAAGCTGCTGGCAATAGGCGAATGCGGATTGGATAAATGCATCGCCACGCCGATGAGCCTACAGATCGAAGTATTTACTCGGCAAATCGAATGCGCCGAACATATCGGCAAGCCGCTGATCATTCATTGCGTGAAGGCGTTTAATGAATTGATTCAAATAAAAAAAAACTGTAAAGCAGGGCCGGCATGGATAATTCACGGTTTCAACGCCAATCCGGTGCTGGCCGAGCAGCTGATAAATCAAGGCTGTTATCTGTCCTTGGGCAGGGCCTTACTAAATCCTCGCGGCAAGGCCGGCCAAGTGCTAACTAGGATGCCTCTCGATCGTTTGTTTCTGGAAACCGACGCCGCCGAGGATACACAAATTGGTGCAATCTATGCCGCGGCGGCTAAAATTGTCGGCCTTGACATCGCAACCCTGCAAGAACAAATCCACGGCAATTTTAAAAGAGTATTTCTAAATGACTGATTTAAGCTGGCTATCCCGCACCGAACTGCTGATCGGCAAGGCCAAACTGGACAAACTACAAGCATCGCATGTACTGGTGGTGGGCATGGGCGGGGTCGGTTCGTTCGCCGCCGAATTCATCTGCCGGGCCGGTGTCGGCCAAATGACCATCGTCGACGGCGACGTGGTCGATCCCAGCAACCGTAATCGGCAACTGCCGGCGCTGGCCACCACGCATGGGCAATCGAAAGCCGATGTAATGGGCGAGCGTTTATTAGCGATCAACCCCGATTTAAAACTGACCATCAGGCACGAATTCATCACCCCCGATAGCGCCGATGACCTGTTGAGCCGGCATTACGATTACGTGGTCGACGCCATCGACAGCCTGACGCCCAAAATTACATTGATTCGCGCCGCCAAGTCCCGCAAGATGAAAATCATCAGCTCGATGGGCGCCGGCGGCAAGCTCGATCCCACCCACTTAAAAGTGGTGGATATTTCCAAGACTTATAACTGCCCGTTCGCCCAGTTCATCCGGATACGCCTACGCAAACATGGCATCAGTCGCGGCGTCAAAGTGGTGTTTTCACCGGAAGTGGTGAACAAGGATTCGCTGATGTTTACCGACGGCAGCAATTACAAAAAATCCGCCTATGGCACGATTTCCTATTTGCCGGCGGCATTCGGCGGAGTCTGCGCCTCGGTGGTGATCCGTAATTTAATTCATGACCCGGCGACACACCACGCGTCAGATTCGCTTCCCACTTCCTCCGGCGAACCCGCGACTAGCGAATATTCGGAACAACATCATGAGTAAACCTAACACCCCACTACATTCCGGACCGATTCAGCTAAATCTGATCAATAGCACGCGTTTACAAACATTGCGAAATCAATCCAGCGGCGCCGGTCAAGATCCGCATCGACAGTCCGCATTCAAAAATGTCGGCCATCCGGATCATGAAGAAGACGCTCAAACCGCAAGGTTACGGCAACGCATCGATCAGCGAGTCATTGAAATACTGTCGCAATTACCGGCGGGCAAACAACGCAGTTTGTTCAAGCTCCGCTTCGGCCTGGAGTTAGATGAACTGAAGCAGTTGCCTATCCGACAAGCCGCCGAGATTTTGAAAATCAAACCCGACCGGCCATGACCGCGAGTCGTCCCAAATATAACCCTCCACGACTTTCTCCAAAGCAGCCTCATTCGTTTACCCCTGTGCGGTTAAAAGCCCGACAACGCAAACTGCCGCCATCACAACAAAACATCACTCAAAATTTTTTCAATTTAGCTTAATTTAATTTTATTTTCTTGACTTAGATCACAGAACAGGCTCTATAATCTAACCCAAAGAATCCGCCGCCATTTGCCGCTAGCGGCCCCTCCTTTCTATAGAACGTGGATATTGCAATGAAACCAATATCGATCAACAAAGAAAGCCAATATGTCTTCAATCACTGCACCAAGTATCTAGCCAGAAGTAACGACGATCCCCGGCATAACTTCGGCCAGTTTACCGATAATGATCCGGCTGCAAAAATCTGTGAATCCTGGCGTTTCCCGATTATCGACAGCTATAGCGATGGCATTGATTTTGAAGTGGGATACGGATTTAATGCGGTGACCTTTATTTATCCTGACTTCGACAAATCAGTCGGCAAAGTCGCTGTAATCGGCGATTTTGCCAATTTATACGAGCCGCTGCCGCTAAGCCGGGTTGGAGACAGCTGCTACCATGCCTTGACCCTGGTCATTCCGAAGGGCCGGGTGCATAACTACCAATTTCTGGTGGATGGCAACATCAGGCTGGACCCCATCAATCCGCAAACCGCCACCCTGGAAAACGGTAAGACTTGGTCGCGCTTTTTCACCGAATCCTGCACCGTCCCGCTTTCCTTCGAACGTTGGGAAATGGTATTGCTGGACCGGTTGACCGACCATATTCTGCCTTTTCGCACCGCCGAGGGCGAAAATTTTCTGACTCGCTTTTATGAGTCGCTGGATAGATCGGCCAAGAACACCCAATTTGCCCATGCTTACCGCCTTGATCAATCCGTCGGCGCCGTCAATTTTATCGACAAGCTGCTGGCCCGCTCGGAACGGCATTTTCTGGATGATTATCATATTTGCCTCGACATCATCGACAACGTACTACGCATGCGTAACCCGGTCACCGAAATTGCGGCGATGCCGAGAGACATGTTTGTCGATATTTACAACGACATGGCATCGGGCGTCGTCCCGGGCTGGAATTATGCCCGCTATTCCGACCCGCGTTTTTTTCTGAAACTATTGCGACGCCACACCCTTACCGGCGCTTTTGCCCATCCTAAATACGGCGGCAACAGCGCCGCATCCGGTTGGGCTTATCTGGCTGAACGCTACAGCGACCCCGTCACCGGCACAACGTTATTCGATTGGCGACGCGCCATTGAAAAACCGCTGGGCGACGCGCCTGATTATCACGGCTAGACTCTCAACACATCACCGAGGTGTAACGATGGAAGAAGAATTTGACGTCATCATAATCGGCAGTGGCGCGGGCGGGGCTCCGGTGGCGCACACCTTGGTCAACGCCGGCAAGTCCGTATTGATTTTGGAAAAAGGCCCATTGTTCTTAGCGCAATACCAAGACAGCTCCGGACTCTCGGATTTTAAACGGGACGAATTGTTTGCGACCGGTTCCGAAAAACGTATCACCCTTGCCGGCGTCGCCAACCAAGGCGAATCGTATTTCTCCAGCCATGTCGAACCGGACCTGAATGACGAACCGCACATCTATCAAAGCTTCGACGGTCAAGACCGGGCGACGCTAGAAGGCTATACCGCGCAGGTAGTCGGCGGCGGCACTCAGCTTTATGGCGCGGTGTCCCTGCGTTTCACCGAAACCGATTTTCGTTTGGGCAGTTTTAACCGCAACCGTGCCGATATTCTGAACGATCCCAACGACGACATCCGTCGGGAAGCGCCGGATTGGCCCATCACTTACGCTGATTTAGAGCCTTACTACACCAAAACCGAAGCTCTGATCGGCATCAACGGCACCCGGCAAAACCAGAAAAAGTTTTTCTCGGCCGATAATTATCAAACACCCTATCCGCCGAATCCAATCAGCCAATACGTGGAAATCGGCATGGATGCCCTATCGTTGCCGCGCTATCGAACTCCATTGGCCGTGATTACCCAGGATCACGCCCCCAGTGGCCGTAAGATGGAAACCCAATTATCCCAGCCCGCCAAAACCGGCTATGTCAATCGCTACGGCGATCCGATGGGCTATAAATCCAACACCTGGGTTGCGTTATTGAGCCCGATCAAAAGCAAGGACAATTTCGAAATACGCTGCAATTGCGTGGTGACTCATGTCGAGAATCAGGGCAGCCGCGTAAACCGGGTGTTGTATCGCGATCCATGCGGCGAACAGAAAGCCGTGAAAGGCAAGGTTGTGGTCATTGCCTGCTCGGCGATCGAGTCAATCCGCTTGCTAATGTTGA comes from the Methylomonas sp. LL1 genome and includes:
- a CDS encoding GMC oxidoreductase gives rise to the protein MEEEFDVIIIGSGAGGAPVAHTLVNAGKSVLILEKGPLFLAQYQDSSGLSDFKRDELFATGSEKRITLAGVANQGESYFSSHVEPDLNDEPHIYQSFDGQDRATLEGYTAQVVGGGTQLYGAVSLRFTETDFRLGSFNRNRADILNDPNDDIRREAPDWPITYADLEPYYTKTEALIGINGTRQNQKKFFSADNYQTPYPPNPISQYVEIGMDALSLPRYRTPLAVITQDHAPSGRKMETQLSQPAKTGYVNRYGDPMGYKSNTWVALLSPIKSKDNFEIRCNCVVTHVENQGSRVNRVLYRDPCGEQKAVKGKVVVIACSAIESIRLLMLTARENSDFAARINPNGLLGKYFLTHCFGGAETVMPERFDKSISLDSDWATDAFATEEFILDQGLWAGGAVYNNTSDQALPISLARTHGSQDIDTIWKAFVEDTRLTGAEMMKFFDTDFGTRLSVSFMANQVPLITNRIELHPSVVDKWNRPCAHIIKDWHVHDKYMMDTLAEQCRKILAFGGDNGMGNYKVEGFGGVYMAENARARIANHILGGARFGTSQANSVLDPDCRAWGFDNLYVTDGSFMPTSGSANPTHTIQANAFRVADKILEVI
- a CDS encoding sigma-70 family RNA polymerase sigma factor, producing MSKPNTPLHSGPIQLNLINSTRLQTLRNQSSGAGQDPHRQSAFKNVGHPDHEEDAQTARLRQRIDQRVIEILSQLPAGKQRSLFKLRFGLELDELKQLPIRQAAEILKIKPDRP
- a CDS encoding TatD family hydrolase, whose amino-acid sequence is MRHEFDILSPDGNLIDIHCHRQTPAGHVQIVSLDTMEFAAGPWTPSPDLIAPSNNESAAKTLLVDHESRRYFSLGIHPWFIERQDRNLALQTLANASQNPKLLAIGECGLDKCIATPMSLQIEVFTRQIECAEHIGKPLIIHCVKAFNELIQIKKNCKAGPAWIIHGFNANPVLAEQLINQGCYLSLGRALLNPRGKAGQVLTRMPLDRLFLETDAAEDTQIGAIYAAAAKIVGLDIATLQEQIHGNFKRVFLND
- a CDS encoding gluconate 2-dehydrogenase subunit 3 family protein; the protein is MKPISINKESQYVFNHCTKYLARSNDDPRHNFGQFTDNDPAAKICESWRFPIIDSYSDGIDFEVGYGFNAVTFIYPDFDKSVGKVAVIGDFANLYEPLPLSRVGDSCYHALTLVIPKGRVHNYQFLVDGNIRLDPINPQTATLENGKTWSRFFTESCTVPLSFERWEMVLLDRLTDHILPFRTAEGENFLTRFYESLDRSAKNTQFAHAYRLDQSVGAVNFIDKLLARSERHFLDDYHICLDIIDNVLRMRNPVTEIAAMPRDMFVDIYNDMASGVVPGWNYARYSDPRFFLKLLRRHTLTGAFAHPKYGGNSAASGWAYLAERYSDPVTGTTLFDWRRAIEKPLGDAPDYHG
- a CDS encoding ISAs1 family transposase; the protein is MLPDPMPYLANLEDPRRETKNKLHNLGDIVMIVLCAVLSGIEDWVGMEEFAEEKEDWLRTFLALPNGIPSHDTLSDVFGRLNPKAFADAFQCWVRAALPSLSGQQVCLDGKTLRGSREGDKAVHLMSAFAAEARWVLAQQAVGEKTNEITAIPDLLSMLDIQGALISIDAMGCQKAITQTIVAAQADYVLALKDNHALLCEDVRLWLDTENAQSRLPIHETIDKSHGRIEIRRYSLSTQIDWLTQKPDWAGLQAVGRVESTRIIGDKTSVEHRYYLCSFTDLSRFAKGVRQHWAIENSQHWVLDVQFGEDANRARTDHSAENLALMRRMALNLLRNNGPTKDSLKRRKLRACLNDNYRFKLLFGTEAT
- a CDS encoding tRNA threonylcarbamoyladenosine dehydratase, which produces MTDLSWLSRTELLIGKAKLDKLQASHVLVVGMGGVGSFAAEFICRAGVGQMTIVDGDVVDPSNRNRQLPALATTHGQSKADVMGERLLAINPDLKLTIRHEFITPDSADDLLSRHYDYVVDAIDSLTPKITLIRAAKSRKMKIISSMGAGGKLDPTHLKVVDISKTYNCPFAQFIRIRLRKHGISRGVKVVFSPEVVNKDSLMFTDGSNYKKSAYGTISYLPAAFGGVCASVVIRNLIHDPATHHASDSLPTSSGEPATSEYSEQHHE